One segment of Schistocerca cancellata isolate TAMUIC-IGC-003103 chromosome 2, iqSchCanc2.1, whole genome shotgun sequence DNA contains the following:
- the LOC126154226 gene encoding uncharacterized protein LOC126154226: MVGQGYDVCSTMAGKIGGVHKIIAEKYPKAHFYHCASHGRNLVVNDLNTLSEVINAFGTTKEGISFFQGSTQRKVLVGNLQKLCESCWSEKHKFIRKFNDMFLEIVEALAILHKEGDCETRQKAWQLYCTLTSPTFIVTLKVIAKYSAKLEPVTNILQSVNINLLEDSEHIQGIVKMLLDDRENAEAEFEMLMKSAESSYSALRIDVTGIRQLRVVAQQMHRSNHPSVSVTEYYRKSLFIPYLDSLVQSLQERFTEENKASFEIFCLHPKVMKSQSDLDMKRIIENIKRFYGDLLDNFTEEARTWISMWKRDKVTEGDIAELSLTDLLDKAKFLPAVASALKIALSLPATTCSVERSFRYLITTVTFL, translated from the coding sequence ATGGTAGGACAAGGCTATGACGTGTGCAGTACGATGGCCGGTAAAATTGGCGGTGTACATAAGATAATTGCTGAGAAATATCCCAAGGCTCACTTCTATCATTGTGCTAGCCATGGACGTAATTTAGTTGTGAATGATTTGAACACCTTATCAGAGGTTATAAATGCTTTTGGTACTACCAAAGAAGGAATTTCTTTTTTCCAGGGGAGCACGCAAAGGAAAGTCCTAGTTGGGAACCTTCAAAAACTGTGTGAGTCATGCTGGTCTGAGAAGCATAAGTTTATACGGAAATTTAATGATATGTTTTTAGAAATTGTTGAAGCATTAGCAATTTTACATAAAGAAGGAGATTGTGAAACTAGGCAGAAAGCCTGGCAACTTTACTGCACACTTACTTCTCCAACATTTATTGTTACATTAAAAGTCATAGCAAAATATTCAGCCAAACTAGAACCTGTCACCAACATCCTACAATCAGTAAACATTAACTTGTTAGAAGATTCAGAACACATTCAAGGAATTGTAAAAATGTTATTGGATGACAGAGAAAATGCGGAAGCCGAATTTGAAATGCTAATGAAAAGTGCTGAAAGCAGCTATAGTGCACTTAGAATAGATGTCACTGGTATTCGACAACTGCGAGTTGTTGCACAACAAATGCATCGTTCAAATCATCCATCAGTTTCTGTCACTGAGTACTACAGAAAATCTCTCTTTATTCCATATTTGGATTCCCTAGTCCAGTCCTTGCAAGAACGGTTCACAGAAGAAAACAAGGCATCTTTTGAGATTTTCTGCTTGCACCCAAAGGTAATGAAATCCCAAAGCGACCTagatatgaaaaggataattgaaaATATCAAAAGATTTTATGGCGATCTTTTAGATAACTTCACTGAAGAAGCACGGACATGGATCAGTATGTGGAAACGCGATAAAGTAACTGAAGGAGATATTGCTGAATTAAGCCTGACTGATCTACTGGACAAAGCCAAATTCTTGCCCGCCGTAGCTTCAGCCTTGAAGATAGCCCTTAGCTTACCGGCAACCACCTGCTCTGTGGAAAGATCGTTCAGGTACTTAATTACCACAGTAACATTTTTATGA